From Quercus lobata isolate SW786 chromosome 11, ValleyOak3.0 Primary Assembly, whole genome shotgun sequence:
CCCTGGTCCAAGGCTCTCATAGTGAAACTGATTGGGAAAACTATGGGTTTCAACTATATGCAAAGCAGATTGGCGCAACTTTGGAGACCTGAAGGGAGAATGGATTGCATTGATCTCACTTATGGCTTCTTCTTAGTCAGATTCTACTCCAAGGATGATTTAGAGAGGGTGATCAAGAGGGGCCCGTGGTTCATCGGAGACCACTTCCTTTCATTGAGACCGTGGGAGCCGTTTTTCAAGCCGGCGATGGCAAACGTCTCTCTAGTTGCTACTCGGATCAGGCTTAATGCGCTTCCCATCGAGCTATACGAAATAGAGGTTCTTAAGGAAATTGGTGACTCCATTGGCAAGGTGCTACAGATTGATTCGCATACTACATTGGAGGCGCGTGGTAGATATGCTAGACTGTGTATCCAGATCGATATCAATAAGCCGCTTGTTAACAGCATGCTGATTGGCCGATTTGAGCAAGTGGTTACTTACGAGGGAATCCATAAGTTGTGTTTTTCGTGTGGCAGAGTTGGGCACAAGATTGAAGCTTGCCCATACACTATTCGCAAGGATAAGGAAAAGGAACTGGAAGCTCCGAGGAAGGAAACCGCAGATGAAGGTAGCGCCGATCTGCAGAACTTGCACGATGCTGTCACGCACAATGCATGTGAGGCGACGGACGTGGAGGGGCACTTCGGTCCGTGGATGTTGGTGACTAGGAAAGGTAACAGACAGAAAGGGAAAAGGACAGAAAATGGTACTGGGCGTGGTTCAGGAATTTCTGGCAGCTCGGCATGGTTGTCCTCAAACCAACTGCCTCCAGTTTTTGCAGAAGGTATGTGCATGGCCGTTGGTGATCTTTCATCAAGGAAAAACTTACCGCAAAGGCTTGCCAATCCTAAGTTTGGGGCTGGGTCCAAGAATGGGACGAAATTGTGGGCTTTAAAGTTTAttgatgttttaaattttaaggataTGCCCACTTCTAGTTCAAGCCCAAATTCGGCTAAGCTTTTTGTGGATAATTTTAAGGCTGCAGTGGCTTGTTTAAAGCAGGAAATTAGCCCATGCCAGACTCCCCGTGTTCCCATAGCCCACCCGTCCTCAGTGAAAAGCAAGAAACATTTGGCTAGAAAACTAGCCTCTGTAACTTTACCTATCACAGCCGCCTCTCCATGTGTGGAAAGTTCAGAGAAGAAAAGCACTAACCCGCCCCTCACCCAGTCGTCTGCTTCTTGTTCTGTGTCCAACATTTCCACCGGCACCACTTTTGAATTCTCGGCGACTACCAATGTCGAGACCGGATCTTTTGTTGGTAGAGAAGATGAGCGGAATCTGCAAATCCAAGCTATCGGAGAGAAGAGTCACGCCGATGAGCACATGGAATCCGATGAAGGAGTTCAAATTTCTTCCCAGAGCTCAGATAGTGAAGTTGGGAGCCTTGTTGAAGTTCATATGGTGTCCGATGGTGGAGGCCTTGCTGAAGACCGCATAGTGTCCGATGAGGGAAATGGGGCTGCTccttttctctaaattttgttCCGTTGTTCTTTTCCTCCATCCCTccatgaattttattatttggaacAGTAGAGGTGTCCTGAAGCCTTATTTTCAGGATCATATCCGTAATTTAGTCCAAGAGCATAATCCGGCCATTCTTGTGGTTATGGAGACAAAGCTAGGGGGTGATAGAGCGAAGGCAATCACTGATAGGTTGCCGTTCGATGGTGCCATCCACACAAATACCATTGGACTCTCTGGTGGTTTATGGCTTCTTTGGAATGCTAACTTAGTAGAAGTGGAATTACTTGCAAAGACAGAGCAGGAAATTCACGTTGAAGTTAAGGTACGAGCTTCTAGACTTACTTGGTTATTTACTGCTATTTATGCCAGTCCTAGGAGTGAGGAGAGATGTATTTTGTGGGAGAATTTAACTAAAGTTGCTGATTTGCATAAGTTGCCGTGGGTCATTGCTGGTGATTTTAATGAGCCGTTAATTGATGAGGATAAATTCGGAGGTAGAGGCATTAATATTAATCGATCTCTGGCTTTTAAGGATTGCCTTGATAGATGTAGTATGGTGGATATGAGATTTTCGGGTCCCAGATATACTTGGTCTAATAAGAGAGATATCAGTAATTTAATTCCTGAAAGGATAGATAGATTTTTTATGAACCCGGATTGGTGCGTCGTTTACTTGAATGCCAGAGTAACCCACCTCCCTAGGTGTCACTCTGATCATTGCCCAGTTCTCATGGAAGCGGCACCAGTTAGTACAGTCAAGCTCATCAGGCCATTCCAGTTTCAAGAATTTTGGCTTTCTGACACCTCCTTTCCCAACATTGTTTCCAAAGCTTGGAATGGGAATAGAGATTTATCAGAGTCCATTGATTGTTTCTCTAAAGATGCTTTTGTGTGGAACAAAAACCACTTTGGCAACATCCATCTGAGGAAAAGGAGAATTTTGGCTAGAATTTATGGCACTCAGAATGCACTGTCCAATAATCCTAGCTCCTCTCTTATTTGTCTTGAGAAGCAGCTCCTTAGTGAATTGGAAACTATTTTGGACCAAGAGCGTGATCTTTGGCTGTTGAAGTTTAGGTTGAACTGGATGATCCAAGGGGATAGGAACACCTCCTTTTATCATGTTTCTACCCTTGCTCGGAGGAAAAGAAATCACATTGCGGCAGTCAAAGATGAAAGGGAGGTGTGGCTCACTGAGGATAGGGAGGTTATGGAGCATTTTAGGGCAGGGTTCCATAATTTGTACACCACTGCTCAAGAGATGGTCTCTTGGTCCCCCCTCCCCCTTGTCTGGAGCAGTGGCATGTTAAGCTGTCAAAGGAGGTTAAGCAGTCGATTGATGTCATGGTTTCCACAGAAGAAATTAAGAAGGCTCTCTGGTCTATGAAACCTTACAAGGTCCCGGGTCCGGATGGGTTACATGCTGGCTTCTACCAAAGGTTTTGGCTCATTGTGGGGGAGTCAGTGAGGAAGGAGGTTGAAAAAGTCTTCACTACTAGGAAAGTTCCCGAGTATCTCAACCACACTCATATTGTTCTCATTCCTAAGATTCAAGGTCCGGAAACTATTGGGAACTACAGACCAATTAGTTTATGCAACTCAATCTACAAGATAATCACCAAGATTTTAGTTGCCAGAATCAGACCTCATCTAGACAAGCTTGTTTCGCCTTACCAGACTGCTTTCGTCCCAGGAAGGAGAGGTGTTGATAATGTTATCATTATCCAAGAATTAATTCACACCATTGGGAAAACCAAAGGAAATAGAGGGATCATGGCCATCAAGATCGATTTGGAAAAAGCCTATGATAGAATTGAGTGGAGCTTTATTAGGGAGATGCTTACTCGTTTCAATTTTCCAGATAACCTCATTAAGCTTATTATGAGTTGTGTTACCACTGTGTCCACTTCTCTGATTTTGAATGATGGCAGTCTTGACCCTTTCCTCCCCTCAAGAGGTATTAGGCAAGGAGATCCTCTCTCCCCCTACCTATTCATCCTTTGCATGGAGTTTTTGGGGCGTTTAATAGAGGATAAATGTGCTGCCAAGTTATGGACCCCTGTTAAAGCTTCCAGAAGTGGGCTGGCTTTTTCGCACATTTTCTTTGTAGACGACTTGGTCCTTTTTGCCAGTGCGACTCCTGAAAATTGTGCTGCCATCAATTCTgtccttcaagatttttgcaataAATCTGGGCAGAAAGTCAGTGAAGCTAAATCCcgtgttttcttttctcctaataTCGACCCGGATCAAAGAGATGTTTTATCTGGCATTTTGGGATTCAGTGCTACTACCAACTTGGGCAAGTATTTGGGTTTTCCTATAAATCACTCAGGGAGGCAGAGGCATGATTTTGGGTTCATTTTGGATAGGGTTAAAAAGAAGCTTGCTGGTTGGAAGACCAATCTGCTCTCCATGGTGGGTAGAATGGTTCTTATCCAAGCATCGACTTCAGCCATCCCTAGCTATGTAATGCAGAGTAATTCTTTACCCAACAAAATCCTTAATGGCATAGATAGAGTTAATAGGAATTTCCTCTGGGGGTCCTCTGAGCACAAAAGGAAAATGCACTGGGTCAACTGGGAAGTAGTTACCAAACCCAAAGAATCAGGTGGTTTGGGGCTTTAATCTGCAAAAGGGAGAAACACGGCTCTCCTAGCTAAACTTAATTGGAGGTTTCACACCGAGAAGGATGCTCTATGGGCCAAAGTTCTCAGATTCAAGTATGGATCAAGGCAGCGGTTAATTTCTAGAAATGAGGCAAAGCTTCCAAGCTCCTCTACCTGGAAAGGCTTGAGAAAAGGTATGGTTGTATTCAAAAAAGGGGCTAAATGGGTTCCAGGGTATGAGAGCAGCCTTAATTTTTGGTCGGATTGTTGGTTGAATAGTGGCCCCATCAGTTCTAGCATTCATGGCCCCCTCCTTCTTGATTCGGTCAGCCTCACTTTGAAAGATCTACGTACTCCTTATGGTTGGGATTGGGCTGCCATTCCTTTTGATTTTCCCCCAGAGATTAAAGCTGAGATTCAAGCGGTTTCAATGCCGGTAGTCGCTAGAAGTTGTGATAAGTTGGCTTGGAAATTTTCTGCTAAGTGAAGTTTTGATATGAAGAGTGCTTACCTATTAGCCACAGATCGAATGGTTGCTAGTTCCTTTTTGGGTTCTTGGATTTGGAAGATCCAAACCTTGCCTAAAATCCAGATGTTCATCTGGAGGTGTATGCATAATAGTGTTGGTGTCAAGGAGTGCTTAGCTAAAAGAGGTATGTCATTAGACATTTTGTGCCCTTTGTGTTTGGAGCATCCTGAATCTATTTCCCACGCTCTCCGTGATTGTCGCCTTGTGAAACCAGTATGGCATCAGCTGGGGTCTCACCACTTAAATACTAATTTCTTTTCTCAAGATGTTAATCTTTGGTTGTCTTCCAATGCTTGTTTAAAGTCTTCTCACACTGTCAAAGGTATTCCTTGgttctcccttttttcttttgccaTATGGGCTTTGTGGAAGTAGAGGAATCAAGTGGTCTTCAACAACAAAGGTGTCAACCCAAACATCTCTAACGTGATTTTTATGCAAGCCATGGAGTTTGTGCACTGTGTAACTCAACCAAGGTGCAGGAATCGAATGATAGTCAGACAAATCAAATGGGAAAAGCCAGACATGGGTTGGGTCAAGCTCAATACTGATGGGGCTGCGGATGTTGCTGCAGGGTCGGCTGGAGGAGGAGGGCTAATTAGGGATGATCAAGGCAATTGGATCATAGGGTTCACTAGAAAAATCGGAAAAGCCAGCAGCTTCTTGGCTGAAACGTGGGCTTTGCGTGATGGCTTAATCCTTTGTAAGCAGCTAAAGTTGAATGCTGTTATGGTGGAGCTTGATGCCAAAGCTCTTGTTGATGCTCTAAAAAATCCCTCATATGCTAATACTATAGTTTCCCCGCTTTTTGATGACTGTAAACAGCTAGCTTCTCAGATTCCCCACCTCAGTTTCAAGCATATCTATCGCGAAGCTAATAGATGTGCGGATAGATTAGCTTACTTAGTTAGCTGTCaatgtttagattttaattCCTTCTTTTGTCCGCCTGTGGACTTGGTGCCTCTTGTTTTGGCTGATTGCCAGGGGATGATTGTAAACAGGCTTTGTCCTGATCTTTTGGTTTCTCCTTAgtcttttaatgaaattcctttttaccaaaaaaagaaagactggAATGAATTTCTCAAAATTGTCCCAAGTTAAGCCACACATAGTCCTGAAATTTTGTATGCACGTACGTTTTGTCGTCTTCACGAAGTGACCATCCAATACAAGTTAATTTAGGATGAAGCAGAACTTGATACCTATTTGTTGGGGTCCTTTTCATGTTTGGCCACATGATAGTTGTCGAACAAGTCAAAGTCGATTAATGACTATGGTTGTGCTTGGCTCAACTGCTAAAGTGTTTTGTTGTCAAATAAGAGATTGGATGTTCAATTtctacctacaccaaaaactaattggtatcttggtttaataataaagagaaattattagAAACAGACGCTATGaattaaaactctctaaaaaaaaaaaacattttaaccTTAGTAATTATATTTGGATCGGACAaggttaaataaaaaatttaaaatatatatattgaaaaaatagACATATACCTAAAGTAAACTTCCCACAGTagaaagaaacttaaattatttttttatgaatgaaaaaatttaaGTTCATGGAAGCAAATCACATTTTATCGAGCAGGATATATCAGTATATCACGGGATTCCCTATTGGCCTGCAACTCTGGCGTTAATGAGCCTCACACTACTCAAACCCAAGAACTAAATTGAAATTAGAATCATGAG
This genomic window contains:
- the LOC115966510 gene encoding uncharacterized protein LOC115966510; translated protein: MVVFKKGAKWVPGYESSLNFWSDCWLNSGPISSSIHGPLLLDSVSLTLKDLRTPYGWDWAAIPFDFPPEIKAEIQAVSMPIQTLPKIQMFIWRCMHNSVGVKECLAKRGMSLDILCPLCLEHPESISHALRDCRLVKPRNQVVFNNKGVNPNISNVIFMQAMEFVHCVTQPRCRNRMIVRQIKWEKPDMGWVKLNTDGAADVAAGSAGGGGLIRDDQGNWIIGFTRKIGKASSFLAETWALRDGLILCKQLKLNAVMVELDAKALVDALKNPSYANTIVSPLFDDCKQLASQIPHLSFKHIYREANRCADRLAYLVSCQCLDFNSFFCPPVDLVPLVLADCQGMIVNRLCPDLLVSP